A stretch of the Alnus glutinosa chromosome 6, dhAlnGlut1.1, whole genome shotgun sequence genome encodes the following:
- the LOC133871731 gene encoding putative pentatricopeptide repeat-containing protein At1g12700, mitochondrial codes for MGTAAKSTNSLAFFFNHLRMDPRYSHARLSFHALNYYYYRCRSFCSTSATTTSSGTDNVESPNQFLQSVRDRCSSGSLRNLDDALGLFDRMLHIHPLPSLMDFTQLLTAIARMKHHSTVITLIKEMELSGITPNIYTLGILINCFCHSNRVDFGFSILARILKLGFQLNCIILSTLVKGLCLQGKIAEAVKLANKMEKIGYRPNTVTYGTIMNCLCKIGKTSEAVGLLRKMDEGNHELNVVLYSTIIDSLCKDRLVTEALNFLSEMTNRGIQPNVCTYNSLIQGLCNFGRRKEAIKLWNEMVERKIMPNVRTFNILVDMLGKEGKLKEAKEVFNVMIQRGIEPNTITYTSLIDGYCLQNRIDDAVKAFKTMVRKGCLPSVVSYNILIHGYCKNKKVDEAISLFREMSNNGIIPDVVTYNTLIGGFCRVGRPKNALELLHDMQGCGQHPDCQTYVILLDGLCKNLQFPEAMTLFQEMEDNNLNHNIVIYNILINGMCNARKLFTARELFNSLPTKYLQADVWTYNIMIKGLCKEGLLIEARELFEKIEENGCSPDHFTYNTIIQGFLQHNETSLAVKYLQMMVENGFSADATTATILFDLLSTNQADKTLQGFFQISV; via the coding sequence ATGGGTACGGCTGCTAAGTCTACAAACTCtcttgctttcttcttcaatcatttGCGTATGGATCCTCGTTATTCTCATGCAAGGCTTTCTTTCCATGctctaaattattattattatcgtTGTCGTAGTTTTTGTTCTACTTCTGCTACCACTACCAGTAGTGGTACAGATAATGTGGAAAGCCCCAATCAGTTCTTGCAATCTGTGAGAGATCGGTGCAGTTCTGGAAGCTTAAGGAATCTTGATGATGCCTTGGGCTTGTTTGATAGAATGCTTCACATACACCCTTTGCCTTCCCTCATGGATTTTACTCAATTGCTGACTGCAATTGCAAGAATGAAGCATCACTCAACCGTTATTACTCTGATTAAAGAAATGGAACTGTCAGGAATTACTCCCAATATATATACTCTGGGCATTCTGATTAATTGCTTCTGCCACTCGAATCGGGTGGATTTCGGCTTCTCAATCTTAGCTAGAATTTTGAAACTTGGTTTTCAATTAAACTGTATAATTCTTAGTACTCTTGTCAAGGGGCTCTGTCTTCAAGGTAAAATTGCTGAAGCTGTGAAGTTGGCTaacaaaatggagaaaataGGTTACAGACCAAATACAGTTACCTACGGAACGATAATGAATTGTTTGTGTAAAATAGGTAAAACCAGTGAAGCTGTTGGGTTGTTAAGAAAGATGGATGAAGGAAATCATGAGCTTAATGTAGTGCTGTATAGCACAATTATTGATAGTTTATGTAAGGACAGATTGGTAACTGAAGCTTTAAACTTTTTATCCGAAATGACAAATAGAGGAATTCAGCCAAACGTTTGCACTTACAATTCTTTAATTCAAGGCCTATGCAATTTCGGCCGGCGGAAGGAGGCAATTAAACTATGGAATGAGATGGTGGAAAGGAAAATCATGCCAAATGTGCGTACATTCAACATATTGGTGGACATGCTTGGCAAAGAAGGGAAGTtgaaagaagcaaaagaagTTTTTAATGTGATGATTCAGAGAGGCATAGAGCCTAATACAATTACTTACACTTCTTTGATTGACGGTTACTGTTTGCAAAATAGAATAGACGATGCTGTCAAAGCATTTAAAACGATGGTTAGAAAGGGTTGTTTGCCTTCTGTTGTTAGCTATAACATATTGATCCATGGATATTGTAAGAATAAAAAAGTTGATGAGGCAATAAGTCTCTTTCGTGAAATGTCTAACAACGGAATAATTCCCGATGTTGTCACTTACAACACTCTTATTGGAGGGTTTTGTCGAGTTGGGAGACCTAAGAATGCATTAGAGCTACTCCATGATATGCAAGGTTGTGGCCAACATCCTGATTGCCAAACTTATGTTATTTTGTTAGATGGTCTGTGTAAGAATCTACAGTTTCCAGAGGCAATGACATTGTTTCAAGAGATGGAAGACAACAATTTAAACCATAATATTGTGATTTACAACATCTTGATTAATGGTATGTGTAATGCTAGGAAACTTTTTACTGCAAGAGAACTCTTTAATAGTCTTCCTACCAAATATTTGCAAGCTGATGTTTGGACTTACAATATAATGATCAAAGGGCTTTGCAAAGAGGGGCTACTAATTGAAGCAAGGGAGCTATTtgagaaaattgaggaaaatgGTTGTTCGCCTGACCATTTTACATATAACACAATCATCCAAGGCTTCTTGCAACATAATGAGACATCATT
- the LOC133871281 gene encoding enhancer of rudimentary homolog isoform X2, with translation MANKHTIILMQTSPNRSTRTFMDYESISQAMDGICGLYERKLKELNPAIRNITYDIADLYNFIDGLADLSALVYDHSIHAYLPCDRQWIKQRTFQHLKKLAH, from the exons Atg GCTAATAAGCACACTATTATTTTGATGCAAACTTCTCCAAACAGATCCACTAGAACATTTATGGATTATGAATCAATAAGTCAAGCTATGGATG GTATATGTGGACTATATGAAAGGAAGCTTAAGGAGTTGAATCCAGCCATCAGAAACATCACTTATGACATTGCAGATCtctataattttattgatgGCCTTGCAGATTTGAGTGCCTTAGt TTATGATCACTCAATCCATGCTTATTTGCCATGCGACCGGCAATGGATTAAACAGCGCACCTTTCAACATCTAAAGAAATTGGCACACTAA
- the LOC133871281 gene encoding enhancer of rudimentary homolog isoform X1: protein MDSHDEMIYEANKHTIILMQTSPNRSTRTFMDYESISQAMDGICGLYERKLKELNPAIRNITYDIADLYNFIDGLADLSALVYDHSIHAYLPCDRQWIKQRTFQHLKKLAH, encoded by the exons ATGGATTCTCACGATGAAATGATATATGAG GCTAATAAGCACACTATTATTTTGATGCAAACTTCTCCAAACAGATCCACTAGAACATTTATGGATTATGAATCAATAAGTCAAGCTATGGATG GTATATGTGGACTATATGAAAGGAAGCTTAAGGAGTTGAATCCAGCCATCAGAAACATCACTTATGACATTGCAGATCtctataattttattgatgGCCTTGCAGATTTGAGTGCCTTAGt TTATGATCACTCAATCCATGCTTATTTGCCATGCGACCGGCAATGGATTAAACAGCGCACCTTTCAACATCTAAAGAAATTGGCACACTAA
- the LOC133871295 gene encoding phospholipid hydroperoxide glutathione peroxidase 1, chloroplastic-like gives MAAMPFSAPLNGFMQTKINPSSSTSLWPSMAFSIPSIKTSLGSSKSALFQHGLSLQSSTFPGYLLKSRSFGVNARAATEKTIYDFTVKDIDGKDVSLSKFKGKVLLIVNVASKCGLTPSNYSELSHIYEKYKTQGFEILAFPCNQFGGQEPGSNAEIKQFACTRFKAEYPIFDKVDVNGPSTAPVYQFLKSNAGGFLGDLIKWNFEKFLVDKNGKVVERYPPTTSPFQIEKDIQRVVAA, from the exons ATGGCTGCAATGCCTTTCTCTGCCCCTTTAAATGGTTTCATGCAAACCAAAATTAACCCAAGTTCTTCTACTTCTCTATGGCCTTCAATGGCTTTTTCGATCCCATCCATCAAAACCTCACTTGGGTCCTCCAAATCAGCCCTTTTTCAACACGGGCTCTCTTTGCAATCATCAACTTTTCCTGGGTATCTCTTGAAATCTCGTTCTTTTGGAGTTAACGCCAGAGCGGCAACGGAGAAGACTATCTATGATTTCACTGTCAAA GATATTGATGGGAAGGATGTTTCTCTTAGCAAGTTTAAGGGGAAGGTTCTCTTGATTGTCAATGTCGCTTCAAAATG tGGTTTGACACCTTCAAATTACTCAGAACTGTCTCACATATATGAGAAGTACAAAACTCAAG GATTTGAAATTCTAGCTTTCCCTTGCAATCAGTTTGGTGGGCAAGAACCTGGATCGAACGCAGAAATCAAGCAGTTTGCTTGTACAAGGTTTAAAGCAGAATATCCGATTTTTGATAAG GTTGATGTCAATGGGCCAAGTACTGCTCCAGTTTACCAATTCCTGAAATCAAATGCTGGAGGATTTTTAGGTGATCTTATCAAGTGGAATTTTGAGAAGTTCTTGGTGGACAAAAATGGTAAAGTTGTTGAGAGATACCCACCAACAACATCACCTTTTCAAATTGAG AAGGATATCCAACGGGTCGTCGCGGCATGA
- the LOC133871294 gene encoding pentatricopeptide repeat-containing protein At3g29230-like: MAFLACKFSLSTVPDSPLSWNKKIKEQVVKGNARKAILTYTNMQELGCRADNYTFPILLKAAGDLSGSCIGFPLHGQTIKTGFCTHVFVQTALLNMYSSLGFVGDACKVFDNMPVKDMVAWNSMLDAYVSSAQMGTAVELFDSMPLKDLTSFNIMVSGYASMGRTASARIIFDKIPAKDAVSWNSIILAYTDAGDMVEAHRLFKEMPAKNVITWNTMVRGYIRNQLYAKAVDLFDEMQAGNVKPDFLTMAAVLSGCAHMGCFERGTKIHIYAKDHCLEYSSPHVTTSLIVMYAKCGSILNALQVFFKSQVKDIYCWNAIISGLALHGYGYAALKLFDKMRESCIRPDDITFIGLLSACSHAGLVEDGCRLFDCIEKDFGITPKIEHYGCMVDLLSRAKLLDSAFQLIQAMPYEPGESILGALLSACVTHRDLDTGEKVMKLYFGRARQFSDGEFMMFANLYASCGKWEEAKRWRDKMDGSGIAKTAGCSMIKVNGRFHKFLAGKNGVD, encoded by the coding sequence ATGGCTTTCTTGGCCTGCAAGTTCAGCCTGTCGACGGTGCCTGATTCCCCACTGAGTTGGAATAAGAAAATTAAGGAACAAGTGGTCAAGGGCAATGCAAGGAAAGCAATTCTAACATATACAAACATGCAGGAACTTGGTTGTAGAGCTGATAACTATACATTTCCCATTCTACTTAAAGCAGCAGGAGACCTTTCTGGGTCTTGCATTGGGTTCCCACTCCACGGACAGACAATAAAAACTGGCTTCTGTACCCATGTGTTTGTCCAAACTGCCTTGCTTAACATGTATTCCTCTCTAGGATTCGTTGGTGATGCTTGTAAAGTGTTTGATAATATGCCTGTGAAAGATATGGTTGCTTGGAATTCCATGTTAGATGCATATGTGTCCAGTGCCCAGATGGGTACTGCAGTGGAGCTTTTTGATTCCATGCCTTTAAAGGACCTCACATCTTTCAATATCATGGTCTCTGGGTATGCAAGTATGGGAAGAACAGCATCTGCTAGAATTATCTTTGATAAGATTCCTGCGAAAGATGCTGTCTCGTGGAACTCTATTATACTGGCGTATACCGATGCTGGAGATATGGTTGAAGCACATAGATTATTCAAGGAGATGCCAGCAAAAAATGTTATAACATGGAACACAATGGTGAGAGGCTACATACGCAATCAACTTTACGCCAAGGCTGTTGATCTTTTCGATGAAATGCAGGCTGGAAATGTAAAGCCTGATTTTCTAACGATGGCTGCTGTTTTATCTGGCTGTGCTCATATGGGTTGTTTTGAAAGAGGCACTAAAATACACATTTATGCTAAAGATCACTGCCTTGAGTACTCAAGTCCTCATGTCACAACATCACTGATAGTCATGTATGCCAAGTGTGGAAGCATACTGAATGCCTTACAGGTATTCTTTAAATCCCAAGTTAAGGATATTTACTGCTGGAATGCCATAATCTCTGGACTTGCTCTCCATGGCTATGGCTATGCTGCTCTCAAACTATTTGACAAGATGAGAGAGAGCTGCATAAGGCCTGATGACATTACCTTCATTGGCCTGCTTAGTGCTTGCAGCCATGCAGGATTGGTGGAAGACGGATGCCGATTATTCGATTGCATCGAAAAGGACTTTGGGATCACTCCCAAGATAGAGCACTATGGCTGCATGGTTGATCTGCTCAGTAGAGCCAAGCTTCTTGACAGTGCATTTCAGCTCATCCAAGCCATGCCATATGAACCGGGGGAGTCTATCTTGGGTGCTTTGCTTAGTGCCTGTGTCACTCATCGAGACCTTGACACCGGGGAGAAAGTAATGAAGCTCTATTTTGGCAGGGCTCGTCAGTTTAGTGACGGGGAGTTTATGATGTTTGCTAACTTGTATGCATCATGTGGTAAATGGGAGGAAGCAAAGAGATGGAGAGACAAGATGGATGGCTCGGGCATTGCTAAGACTGCTGGATGCAGTATGATCAAGGTTAATGGAAGGTTTCACAAGTTTTTGGCGGGGAAAAATGGCGTTGACTAA